CGACGCGTTGGTCAAGGAGTAGCCCATGAGTTACAAGGCGAAGTTCCGCGTGTGGCGGGGCGAGGGCGGCGAGGGCAAGCTTGAGGACTTCACCGTCGAGGTGAACGAGGGCGAGGTCGTCCTCGACATCATCCACAGGCTTCAGGCCACCCAGGCCCCCGACCTCGCGGTGCGGTGGAACTGCAAGGCCGGCAAGTGCGGCTCCTGTTCCATGGAGATCAACGGCAGGCCCAAGCTCGGCTGCATGACCCGGATGTCCACCTTCACGGAGGACGAGACGATCACGGTGACGCCCATGCGGACGTTCCCAGTGATCAAGGACCTGGTCACGGACGTGTCGTTCAACTACAAGAAGGCCCGGGAGATCCCGTCCTTCACCCCTCCGGCGGACGTCAAACCGGGTGAGTACCGCATGCAGCAGATCGACGTCGAGCGGTCCCAGGAGTTCCGCAAGTGCATCGAGTGCTTCATGTGCAACAACGTCTGTCACGTGATCCGTGACCACGAGGAGAACAAGACCAACTTCGCCGGTCCGCGCTTCCTCATGCGGATCGCCGAGCTGGACATGCATCCCTACGACGTGACCGACCGCAAGGACGCGGCCCAGGAGGAGCACGGCCTGGGCTACTGCAACATCACCAAGTGCTGCACCGAGGTCTGCCCCGAGCACATCAAGATCACTGACAACGCGCTGATCCCGATGAAGGAACGCGTGGTCGACCGCAGGTACGACCCGCTGGTCTGGCTCGGCAACAAGATCTTCAAGCGTTCCAGCTCGAAGAGCTGACCTCCGCCGACAGCGCCGGCCCGCGTCCACGCGGCCGGCGCTGTCGCATGTCCGCCCCGGCCCTTTCCGCAGCTCTCAGCGGGGGCGCAGCGGCTAGGAGGAGCGGCGGAAGAAGCCGCGCTTTTTCCTGCCCGCGTCCCGGCTGCCCGCTTCCTGGCCGCCCGTGTCCTGACTGTCCGCTTCCTGGCCCGGAAGCGGCTGGATCACCGTGCTGGTGAGCTCCTCAGGCGCGGACGGCAGGGCGGTGGAAGGACCCTGTCCGTGGCCACCGGCGTGCGGCGGCTCCTGCGGGAACGGCGCGCCGGGAAACTCACCGGGGCCTTGCGGGAGGACGCCCTCGGGACCGGGAGCCGGAGCGTCAGCGTCGTGGAACGAGGCCGGTGTGCCCTCCGGTCCCACCTGCCCGTGCTCCTCGGCGTACCCGTACATCGGGCCCTCCTGCCCGTACTGCTCGCCGTACCCGTACGCCTGTGTGCCCTCCGGTCCCACCTGCCCGTGCTCCTCGGCGTACCCGTACGTCGGGCCCTCCTGCCCGTACTGCTCGCCGTACTCGTAGGGGGCCTGCCCGTAGCCCGGTTGTCCGTACATCTGGGGGTACTGCTCGGTCGGGTAGCCCTCCGGATAGACGGTGGGATACATCTGCATGGGGACGAGGCTGATGATCGGGGCGTACGCCGTACCACCCGGGTAGGAGCCGTGCGGGAAGCCCGGTGCGGGCCCGTAGCCGGGGCCGGCGGGGTAGCCCATCGCACCCATGGCGTCGCCACGCTGCTGGGCCATGGCGCGGGGGCCGGCGCGGCGGACGGCCGCGGCGTGGGCCAGGCGTCGCAGCCTGCCCTCGAAGATCAGCACGGCGAACAGCACCAGCAGCACCAGGATCAACGCCGGGATCGCGAGCTGGTTGCTCAGGGTGGCCCTGTCGAACTCGGAGCCCGCGTTGCGGATCTCGTAGGGCACCGCCGCGGGGGTGACGTCCTCGAACGTCGGGGTGCCGGTCGGCTGGGGCGTAGCGGTGGGGAGCTCCGTCGGAGTCTGCTCGGTGCTGGGGAACACCGGATCCGATTCCTCGGATGCCGGATCCGTCGTGACCGGGGCGGGCTGGTCGACGGGGGTCGAGGGCGACGTCGTCGGGATCGGCGGGGCGGTGGTCTCCGGCGGGGCGGTGGTCTCCGGCGGAGCCGTGGTCTTGGGGGTTTTCGGGGGTTTCGGCGGCGGGGGGACGGTGACCGTGGCGGTCACCGTCTTCTGCGGAGCCGTGGGCGCGGGCTCCTCGGGATTCTGAGGATTGTCCGGGTCCGCGGTGACCGTGACGGTGACGACCGGGTCGGGCTCCTCACATGGACCTGCCGGGTCGGCGTCACAGCCCGGAATCTCGGAAGGATCGGCGGCGACCAGCCGGGTGGCCGCGTCCGCCGGCGCGGAGGTGGTGAGTGGCGCGACGGCGAGCAGCACCACACCACTCAACCCCAGGGAAATGACAACGGCGGAGATGGCCGCCGTACGCCGTGATCGCGTCACCGGTGCCCTCCGAGGATTCTCCATGCAGATCAAGTCAAGGAAAATACTAGTTGGGCAAAAGTAACAGCAAAGCCCTTTTTACAACACAGGTCACGTCCCAGTCTCACGGCGGCGCTTGACCCTCACCTGAAGCCAGAGCACCCCCAGCAGACCTCCGACCGCGACTCCCACCACCGGAAAGCCCCGAATGCCGGCCAGCAGCGGACCCGAGTCGGCGACCGGGGTGATCTTCTGACTCGCTCCGTCCAGGTCACGGGGCAGTGGCGCGCCCAGCGGCTGTGGGTCCGTCATGGGGGGCACGGCCGGCGCGGGCGCGGCCTGCGGCATCTGAAGGCTGGGGTCGTTCCACACCGGAGGAATCTGCCCCGGCGCCTGCGGCATCTGTGGCGGCATCTGAGCCTGCGGCATCTGCGGTGGCATCTGGGCCTGCGGCATCTGCGGTGGCATCTGCGGTGGCATCTGCGGTGGCATCTGCTGCGGCATCTGCTGCGGCATCTGCTGCGGCATCTGAGCCTGAGGGAACTGCGCCATCTGCGGCGGAAGCTGGGGCGCCTGTCCCGTCAGCCGGGGCATCCGCCCGGTCTCGGCCAGCGACCTGCCACGCGAGAACGGCGGTCTCGCCACGACGGCCCGCACCCCTCTGCCCTGCGACGCCGGGATCGCCCCCCTCGGCCCGCCCCGGTTCACCGACGGCGGCTCGGCGGATGTCCCGTTCACCCTGGCCCCGCCGGGCAGGCTCCCTGCCTGCTCGGGCACGACACCCGGCCTGCCGCCCATGCCGTACGGCGCAGCGCCCGGATCCGCACCCTCCGGGACGCCGGGAGGCTCCGACTCCGCCTGCGGGTCCACGTATATGGAGGCACTCCCCTCAGGTGTCGAGGGCTCCTCCAGGATCATCGGTATGCCCCTCTCCTTGGAGAGGTCCTTCGGTCGCGGGCCCGGCGGCACGGCCGGCGCCCCCGGTCTCTCCACAGCCTGCGGCGCCCGGAGCCCCGGCGGGTTCAGCGGGGCCCTCTCCGGATCCGCGGGCTCCTGGGCGGGTGGCCTGCCAGGGGCCGCCTGCCCTATCGCCCCGGCCGCCGCGCCCATCGCCGCCCTCACGCCCTCCGGAGCGGCACCCGGGCCCCACGGAGGCACACCTGGGGCGGGCCGGGGCACGACGGAGTCAGCCACCTCGACGACCTCGGCCACCTTGGCGGCCGGATTGCCGACCGTGGTCCGCGCCGTGTGGGTGACCCACACCCCCTCGGGGTTACGCATCCGGGCCACCGCGGTCAACTCGACGCCACCGGCCTTCTCCGGCACGGCGAGCAGCACATCCACGGAGCTACGTGTGACGACATCTCCCAGGGAACACATCTGCGCCCCACCGCTGACCGGCATCTGGGCGCCCTCCTCCCGAGGACATTCGACGCCCTTGAGCGCCTCGGCGGGCGTGGTCACGACCGCCAGTCGCGCATCGGTGCCGGATCCCTCCAGCCACACCCGGAAACGGACCACGTCACTGGTCCGGACCCACTGCGACCAGAAGTTGAGATCGTCGGCTCCGGCCACCCCGGCGGGAGGCGCGACGGAACCATCCGTCCCGGCCGCGTACGCGGCCGGCCCTCCGCCCAGAACGAGCGCTCCTGTCCCCACGGCCGACACGACCTGGGCACACCGCCACCATCCGGCCACCGCACTTCTCCGATCCCCCGATACGGACGCACGTCAACAACACATCCAGTAATTGTTATGTTACACCGAGTTACTGTTCAACCTCACCCAGGTGCACTTGTACGGCCCGCACGATCGGCAGGTCAGCGGGCAGCCATCGGACGCCGTACAGCTCGTCCATGGTCAGCCACCGTAGTTCCAGGTGCTCCTTGGCCTCTGGTTCTCCATCGACGATCTTCGCCAGCCAGACCCGGAGCACGTATCCGGCCGTCAGCGGCCAGTCGCCGCCGACCTGCTCCCCGACCTCGACCAGAACGCCCAGCTCCTCCTGGCACTCCCTGATCAGCGCGGTGCGATCGTCCTCCCCCGGATCGACCTTCCCGCCGGGAAACTCCCAGCCACCGGCGAGTTCGGGCGGCTCGGCGCGCTGGGCGGCGAGCAGTCTGCCACCGCCGTCGACGACGGCGGCTCCCACAACGACTTTGTCCATGGGATCCGATTGTGTCAGCCCTGCTGCCTCAATCTGAGTTGCGCGAGAACGTCGGGATTTTGCAACGGCCGGGTGAACCCCACGATGCCGAGGCGGCCCTTGTACGAGGTGACCTTGATCGGCCCGCACAGGCGGCACCGCGCCTCGACCATCTTGCCGGGCGAGACCACCATGCCCACGTGTCCGGGCCGGTCGACACCGGTGCCCGGACCGGCGTTGAAGAAGACCAGATCCCCCGCCTGCTCCTCCCCCGGCGCCACCTTCACCCCGAAGGGCCACTGGCCGAAGGTCGTGCGCGGGATGGTCAGGCCGACGCTCCGGTAGGCCATGTAGATGATCCCCGAACAGTCGAAGGCGTCCGGCCCGGTGCCGCCCCACAGGTAGGGCTTGCCACGCTGGGCCAGCGCGTACTCCAGGATCCCCGCGACCGTCTCGGTGGGCGCCGCCTCCACCAGAGGCTCGTCGCAGGTGTCCTCCGCCTCCGGCGGGACGCTGACCGCGCCGTCCTTGGCGTACTCCTTGGCGATCTCCATGACCTGGTCGACGTACCACCAGGCCCGGTTGTAGACGAACAGCGACCGCCGTACGTCCTCCGGTGCGCCGTTGCGCTTGAGCATCTTCGCCGCGCCCAGGATGGCGTCCGCCGGGTTGTAGACGTCTCCCCAGCCGTCACCGTCGCCGTCGGAGGCGTAGCCGCTGAACTGCGACGGAATCTTGATCTTCGCCTTGCCGCCCCAGGTGCTGATCAGGAACTGCATGGGCCCGGCGGCTCCCGCGTAGTTGGTGCCGCTGCGCACCCCGGGGAGTGTGGAGCGCCCGTGGTCGGTCTCCCGCTTGCCCACTCCGGCGAGCACGTTCCACTGCACGCCGACCTTCTCGGCGTTCTTGCGGTACAGCTTGAGATAGTCGGCGGGGATGTCCGACGCCGCCGTCTCGGACTGCTCCCCCGCGGCCGTGACCGCGTCCTCGCAGTCGGGCAGCTCGCCGCCGGTGAAGGAGGGGAAGGTGCTCACCATCATCATCGGCGCCATCATCAGCGTGAAGAGACCCAGGGCCGCGACGGCGATGATCAGGCCGAGGTAGACCTTCCTGTTGCCCGTCATCCGGCACCACCTGCCTGTGTGGACGAGTCGTCTCCGTCCTGGCCCTCGTCCGCCGGCTGCAGGTCGTGGACCCGCCAGTCGGCGCCGACCTCCACGAGCGTGACGGCGTAGTCCTCGACCCGCTCCTTGGACCCGCTCTTGGCGGTGACGTCCTGGGTACCGGTGACCACGAACACGACCGACGTCTTCTGGACCTGCCGGATCTCCTTCACCCGCGCCGTGCCGACGGAGACGACCTCGTCCGCGCGGTTGGCCTCGACGCTGCCCGGGGAGGTGACCGTGCGGAGCAGCACGGCGGCGAACTCGTTGGTGGTGTATCCCCGGAGCCGGTCCCCGTAGGTCGCCGGATCCTCGTCGTAGCTGAAGGTGCCGTACTCGGCGGTGAACCGCTGGGCGTAGTCGGCGGCCGCCGCCAGCTCCTTCTTGGTCATCGGCAGGTAGGAGTAGACGTCGAAGGGGGCGTTGCTGGCCGTCGCCGACGGCCGGGGCGGCTCGACGCTCACCGGCGCCTGCGATCCACGCACCGTACGGTCCACCCCGACCTGATCGGCCGGGGCCTGCCGTCCGTCGCCGGAGTCCGGCCGCATGGTCAGGTAGATGCCGACCAGGGCCAGCACGACGACCAGCACCGCGAAGACGCCCCCCCGGCGGCTTCCCCCTTCGACCATCGTCAGTCCTTGTCGGGGTTGGACGCGCGGAGCCAGAAGGGCGCGGCCGCGTCATCGGCCCGCCTCCCCTGCTCCGACCTGCTGGGCAGCCAGAGCGGAGGCGCCTCGGACGACCTGTCCGCGCCTCCACCGGTGTTCCTCGACCCGCCCGAGGAGCCGCCGAACAGGCTGCCCCCCGATCCCGAGGCGCTCCGGGAGCCGCCGAACAGGCTGCCCCCCGATCCGGAGGAACCGCGGGAGCCGCCACCGCCACCGCCACCGCTCCGCGAGCCGGAACCCGAACCGGAGCCGCTCCGCGAGCCCGAGCCGCCGCGTGAACCCGAACTTGAACCCCGCGAGCCGGAGTCCCAGCGCCGTGAGCCGCCACCGGGACCGAAGACGCTCCCGCCCGACCGGCCGCCGCCTCCTGACGAGGACGCCGGCGACCTGCCGCCTGAGGAGGGAGCCGGGGACGATCCGCTCGCCGGGCTCGAACCTCCCTGGGGAGCCCAGCCGCCGGAGCGGCCACCGAACCAGCCGCCGCCACCGCGACCGGGGCTGCCGGAGCGAGTCGGAGACGCGCCGGCCGCCGTGCCGCCGCTGGAGAGGTTGAGCGGTGGCGCCGCGCCGGCGCGGGCCGCGGTGACCGGTCGACCCGTCCCCTTGCGCCGCGCACCCGCCTGGGCGTCGGTGTCCAGCGGCGCCGGCTGCGCGCCGGTCGGGACCCGGGCGCCCGAGGGCGTCCCCGCCGCTCCCGGAGCGCCCTCCTCGGCACCGCCGCGGACCTTGCCTTGCGCGACCGCGGCGGCCGCCGTCGCGACGGAGGCGCCGCCGGCGAGCGCCGCCGCCTGCAGCACGGGCTCCGCCTTGCGCATCCCCCAGCGGCCCACCCGCGCCGCCGCGACCGGCGGCAGCACTCCCGCCGCACGCTGCAGGGTCGGCGCGGTGGTCGCGTCGCCCAGCATGCGGGTGGCGAGGGTGTGGCCGTCCATGGAGGCGAACAGGTGCTGGAACGGCCGCCGGTAGAAGAACACCGAGATCGTCAGCAGGGCCATGAACATGACCTGCATGCCCCAGGGCATCGCCGTGGAGATGATCAGCGCGTAGCCGTACACCAGGACGCTCAGGACCAGTGCCAGCACCGCCTGTCTGAGCAGGGTGCCGATCAGCATCTCCACCCAGCGCATCGCGATGATCCGGCCGGTCCCCGGATGCACGCCGATCAGCAGGAAGACCGGCCCCAGGATCAGCAGCAGCAGGAAACCGACCTTGAGCACCAGCAGCGAGACCGCCACCAGGAAGATCAGCAGCCCCGCGACCATCGCGGCCATCAGCGCCCCGATCGCGATGCCCAGCCGGTTTGTCCAATCCTTTCCCTGAAAGAGGAAGAAGACAGGCGTGTTCTCCAGCGGGTTGGCGACCTCCTCCTCATACCGTGCCTGATGGGCGTTGGTGTTGAGGACCTGGGCGGACCGCAGCTCGGACGCGTCGGTCGCCTGGATGTCCAGCAGCTTGGAAGCGTACTTCTGCACGACCGGCGCGGTGGCGTCGGCGGTACCGAACTCACCCATCAGCCAGGGCTTGCACACCAGGGTGGACCAGAGCGCGTCGGCGTTCTGATCCACGCCCGGGACGCCGCTCTGGCCGTAACCGCCAGGCTTGGCCTGGGGATTGGCGTCACCCTTGGCCGGCAGGCAGGACACCCCACCCGCGCCCGGCAGCCCGGAGAAGGCCGAGTTGACCACTTCGCCGGTCTTATCCGTCACGAGCTTCCCCAGCCCGGTGAAGTCGCCGGGACGGCTGAAGAACCAGACCGCGACGGTGACCGCGAGGACCATCCAGATGACACCCTCGGCCGTCGTGGTCGCGCGCTTGCGGATGAGGCCGTACCAGGCCAGCCAGATGGCTCCGAGGATCACGATCGGCCGCAGGAAGGGCCAGTACATCGCGTTGGACAGGCTGATCACGATGTCGTCGACGACGTTCTTGATCGAGTCCAGCGGGCCCTCGGTCGCCGCGGCCTGGTAGGTCGTGATGGTCAGCCGGTCCAGGGCCTTGGCCCAGGAGAAGACCGTGTTGGCCATCATGTTGCCCATCACCGCGGCGACGTCGTCACAGCCGAGCTGGTGGGTGTGCCAGAACTGGCCGCTCATGCCGTAGGTGGCGTAGTTGCCCTGCGGTTGCGCGTCCGGGGCCGGCGCGGCCGGCGTCCCCGCCGCGGGCGGGGCCGGCGGCGGCGGCTTCAACAGGCCGTCCACACCCGAGTCGACGATCTCGGGGGTCAGGTCCGGTGAGAGGTCGCAGGGCGCCGCCGCGGCGGCCGTGGGTGTGCCCGTCGGCAACAGCATCGGCAGGGCGAGGAAGGCGGCCAGCGCCACCAGCGCGACGGCGATCCGCCTGCGTAGTCGTCCCTTGCGGGAACCCTTCATGACCGTACCTCCAGCGCCGCGGCCCCGGGCCTACTGACTCTGTCGCCCTCGGAAGGATCATGCACGTTCTCGTCCGGCCTGTCATGGGTCGGATTCGTGTCGAGCCAGCGCAGCAGTTCGTCGGAGATGAGGTCCACCCCGATCCGGCCGGCCCGGCCCTCCAGATCCCGGAAGACGCAC
Above is a genomic segment from Streptosporangium album containing:
- a CDS encoding succinate dehydrogenase/fumarate reductase iron-sulfur subunit, coding for MSYKAKFRVWRGEGGEGKLEDFTVEVNEGEVVLDIIHRLQATQAPDLAVRWNCKAGKCGSCSMEINGRPKLGCMTRMSTFTEDETITVTPMRTFPVIKDLVTDVSFNYKKAREIPSFTPPADVKPGEYRMQQIDVERSQEFRKCIECFMCNNVCHVIRDHEENKTNFAGPRFLMRIAELDMHPYDVTDRKDAAQEEHGLGYCNITKCCTEVCPEHIKITDNALIPMKERVVDRRYDPLVWLGNKIFKRSSSKS
- a CDS encoding (deoxy)nucleoside triphosphate pyrophosphohydrolase, which translates into the protein MDKVVVGAAVVDGGGRLLAAQRAEPPELAGGWEFPGGKVDPGEDDRTALIRECQEELGVLVEVGEQVGGDWPLTAGYVLRVWLAKIVDGEPEAKEHLELRWLTMDELYGVRWLPADLPIVRAVQVHLGEVEQ
- a CDS encoding C40 family peptidase, which encodes MTGNRKVYLGLIIAVAALGLFTLMMAPMMMVSTFPSFTGGELPDCEDAVTAAGEQSETAASDIPADYLKLYRKNAEKVGVQWNVLAGVGKRETDHGRSTLPGVRSGTNYAGAAGPMQFLISTWGGKAKIKIPSQFSGYASDGDGDGWGDVYNPADAILGAAKMLKRNGAPEDVRRSLFVYNRAWWYVDQVMEIAKEYAKDGAVSVPPEAEDTCDEPLVEAAPTETVAGILEYALAQRGKPYLWGGTGPDAFDCSGIIYMAYRSVGLTIPRTTFGQWPFGVKVAPGEEQAGDLVFFNAGPGTGVDRPGHVGMVVSPGKMVEARCRLCGPIKVTSYKGRLGIVGFTRPLQNPDVLAQLRLRQQG
- a CDS encoding type IV secretion system protein, producing the protein MKGSRKGRLRRRIAVALVALAAFLALPMLLPTGTPTAAAAAPCDLSPDLTPEIVDSGVDGLLKPPPPAPPAAGTPAAPAPDAQPQGNYATYGMSGQFWHTHQLGCDDVAAVMGNMMANTVFSWAKALDRLTITTYQAAATEGPLDSIKNVVDDIVISLSNAMYWPFLRPIVILGAIWLAWYGLIRKRATTTAEGVIWMVLAVTVAVWFFSRPGDFTGLGKLVTDKTGEVVNSAFSGLPGAGGVSCLPAKGDANPQAKPGGYGQSGVPGVDQNADALWSTLVCKPWLMGEFGTADATAPVVQKYASKLLDIQATDASELRSAQVLNTNAHQARYEEEVANPLENTPVFFLFQGKDWTNRLGIAIGALMAAMVAGLLIFLVAVSLLVLKVGFLLLLILGPVFLLIGVHPGTGRIIAMRWVEMLIGTLLRQAVLALVLSVLVYGYALIISTAMPWGMQVMFMALLTISVFFYRRPFQHLFASMDGHTLATRMLGDATTAPTLQRAAGVLPPVAAARVGRWGMRKAEPVLQAAALAGGASVATAAAAVAQGKVRGGAEEGAPGAAGTPSGARVPTGAQPAPLDTDAQAGARRKGTGRPVTAARAGAAPPLNLSSGGTAAGASPTRSGSPGRGGGGWFGGRSGGWAPQGGSSPASGSSPAPSSGGRSPASSSGGGGRSGGSVFGPGGGSRRWDSGSRGSSSGSRGGSGSRSGSGSGSGSRSGGGGGGGSRGSSGSGGSLFGGSRSASGSGGSLFGGSSGGSRNTGGGADRSSEAPPLWLPSRSEQGRRADDAAAPFWLRASNPDKD